Sequence from the [Bacteroides] pectinophilus genome:
TCTTCCGTATCTGTTCTTTTACCTGACTGCGTGTTCCAACCTGCATGTCAGCAAGATATTTGTCCAGTCTTATATTAGCCATACTCTTTCCTACATCATTCTCCAGCCTGCAAGGTACTTGTTCTTGAGTGTACCATTGGCGAGTTTTCCCCATCCGAGCGGATACCCGTCAACACACACAAGCTGCCATCCGCTCTGTCTTACTACGCCGCAGCTTTCGGGGTCTATCTGTATAGTCTCACCCTTAAGGTATCTGATTACATTCTCATCGTCAGACTTAAGGTCAACCGCTGATACATACTGATCTTTTCTGAGTACCATTGCAAGTGCCTGGCTTGGCTCAAAGCGGTTTTTCTTAATCTCTCCGAGAAGAAGTCCCGTCCTCATAACTCTTAAGCCTGCCGTATTGCCGGCCTGTTTAGGAAGGATGAATACCCTCTCATCCCTTATACTGATATCTGCTGTATCTACAGGATATGTTATCTCATCAAGGAATTCCTGAAGTTCTTTTGGAATCTTCAATCCGCGTGAAGGTGATGAAGGAATAACCGATGCACCATCCGAACCATCCTTCTTTATCAATGCGACAAAATGCCCTTCACCCGCCATTCTGTGCGGCCATATACGTACAGTCTTAGACATCTGCATGTCTCTTTCCTGTCCGTCATCCTCATAGCCATGTGAGAATCCTTCGTATGGTTTAACATCAATAAGCTTAAGTTCAGGACATTCATTGAGAATATATCTGATACTCTCCTCATCCTCAAGTTTGGAGAATGTACAGGTAGAATACTGCATTATTCCGCCCGGCTTAAGCATCTTTGACGCAGCCAGAAGCACTCCCTTCTGAATCTCATGATAGAATTCCGGTCCGTTTTTCTCCCAGCTTTTTATAAGCTTATTGTCCTTACGGAACATTCCCTCACCCGAACACGGAGCATCGATCATAATCTTATCAAAGAACTCCGGATAATATGATACCAGTTTCTTCGGGTCTTCACTCATAACAAGCACATTGGGAATTCCAAACACCTCAATATTCTTAAGAAGTGCTTTGGCTCTTGAGTTGCTTATATCGTTAGTGACAAGCATTCCTGTGTGGTTAAGCTTTGCTCCAAGCTCTGTTGATTTGCCTCCCGGCGCGGCACACATATCAAGTATAGCATCATCTTCATTAACCGGCAGAACATTAGCCGGTGTCATTGCACTCGGCTCCTGTATATAGTAAAGTCCGGCATAGTAATACGGATGTTTGGCCGGCTTATCATTCTCACTGAAATAAAATCCATTCTCTATCCATGGAATCGGCTTTAATTCAAAAGGTGAAATCCTGAGAAACTCCTCAGGAGTTATCTTGAGCGTATTAACGCGCAGTCCATAATATCTGCTGTCATTAAAGCTGTCAAGATATGCGTCAAACTCATCACCAAGCATATCCTTCATTGTATCCAAATACTTCTGTGGTAAATTCATATAGTCTCCATTCTTACGCAATTCAAACGCATTTAATCATTATATTATAGCATATTCACTGCATTAATGTATAGAGCGTAATACCCCATATATACTGATAATATGTGTACTGATAATATATGCACTAATAATCGTAACGCGGAACGCTCTTTTCATAATAGCGGAGAAAACTGTATGGATTAATTCCTATCTCTTCGCCATTATTATAGATATACATTCCATAATGCAGATGCACGGGAAATTTGCCTTTTGTACCCTCTACGGCACTGTATCCGGTATCTCCCATCATACCGAGAAGAGTTCCCGGATTCACACGGCTTCCTTTTTCTATTCCCTGTGCATAAGAATCCAGGTGTGCGTAGTAATAGTATACTCCGTTATCTGACATGACTCCAATTCTGAATCCGCCTTTTTCAAGCCATCCGATATTGGTAACCGTCCCCTCTGTTGCAGCAATAACAGGCATCCGGCCCCTTATATTGTCAATCGACATTAAGTCTGTTCCTTCATGTGTCCTCCTGCCTCCGTATTTACGTTCATTGCCCCATGAATTAACGTAACTTATCCATTTTTTATGACTGTCGGTTGATAATGGCACAGGGAAAAATGCATTTTCCGAATCTTCAATCAGTGCATCATAATATGATGCCATGCCGTCAAATTCCTCCGGGCAGAAACGGTACATTCTGCGAATGAACAACTTTACATCTCCCTTTGCTGCCAGAGAGGCATCCTGTGCCGTAACCGAGTAATGATTCATCAGCATCAGTGCAGCCGCTATCTCTCCCGCCTTAATATTCCACTCATCTGCAAGCCTCACTATAACTTCTATGCTGCCCTCGCCAAAATCCATTTTTCTGAACTCATTATTATCAGCTCCTACTATATCAGCCGGAATATATGACAGGTCATATACACATATATACCGGATAATGCTGACCATGACAGCCATTACAAGCAATATCGTTGTAAGTGCACGAAGGGTTCTTATTTTTTTAATATATTCCATATTTTGAATTATTCAGTAAATATGCTCATATTATATTATGCAGCATCAATACCGTTTGTGCCTGCAGAATGGAGATTAATATGCAGTCTGGCATCTTATCAAAAAATATATGGAAAATCACTATGCTTCTTGTGTTTGCAGCTTTTGTTGCTGCTCCGTACATAACACTCCAGGGTGCGGTAAAAGGTGTCCGGTTATGGTTTAATACCGTACTTCCAAGTATGCTCCCATGCATTATTATTTCCAATCTCATTATAAATGCATACGGACGCTCTTTTAGATATCCATGGCTCTACATAATTATCACCGGACTTTTCTGCGGTTATCCGATGGGAGCCAAAAGCTGCACCGATCTGTATGGCCATGATTATAAAAATGCGTGTATGACACAATTTCTTCTTGCAGTCTGTAACTATTCCAGCCCGGCATTTATCACGGGTTATTGTATAGCCCAGACACTTATTATGAAAGAACATACGCTCCTTATTCTTGCCATTTTATATATTCCGGTCATATTATTCCTTGCTGTCGAACTTATCGCACACAGGGACTTTTACTTCAGAAGGCCTTCCTCCATTGATATTCTTCATAATACCACTGCCAAAAGTACGGCAGTCTTATCTGATGCTGCCCATATGCCTGATGTCCAATGTGTCGATGATGCCATAATGAACGGATTTGAGATAATAACAAAACTTGGCGGGTATATAATACTTTTCACAATATTCTCCGAATTCACCGCGTCGCTCCCTGTCGGACGCGGCTTACACCTTGCCATATGTGCTGTATCTGAAATAACAACCGGCACTGCGGCTGTCTGTGCAGCAGACATATCCGCACAGATGAAAGTAGTATGTGTATGCACGGCAATCGCTTTCGGGGGATTATCATGCGCCGCACAGACATGCAGCGTTATATCACATACTTTTTATTCCATAAAAAAATACACATACCACAAGCTTAGCATGGCTGCAATCACAGCCATTGTTGCCGTAATATGTGTATATGTATTCATGTGATGATTACTGCTGTACATCCTGTGCATCAGACTCAGGTTCACTCTGTCCTCTGAGTTCATTGCGGTTGTTGACTACAACATGAAGAGTATCATTAAGCTTAGACATAAGGCTTCCATACTGCTCCTTATTAGTCTCAACAGAATGTTCGATTATCTGCTGGAGGCTTGCAAGCATCTGATCCGTGTATGCAACTGCCGCACTTCTCATCTCATTGGCTTCCGCTGCCGCACGGTCAACAATCTCCTGTGCCTGATTCTGGGCTGCCTGTATCGTCTGGTCAGCCTGCTCATATGCACGCTGCATAATCTCATGCTCATTAACAAGCTCATCCGTCTGGATCTGTGCCTTGTCAAGAATGCTTGCTGCCTGCTCTCTCGCATCAGACAGAATTGCATCCTTTTTTTCTATAAGATTCTTATATTTGGTAATCTCCTGAGGCAGCTTTCTTCTAAGTTCACCAAGATACTCCTCAAGTTCATCCTTGTTGGCTATAATCTTAGAACCCGAGAATGGATAAGGCTTGCAGTTATCTACATACTCTTCGAGCTCTGACACAATCTGTTCTATTCTGCTCGTCATAATCTCTCCCTTCCAAATTACTTTGTAATGCCATATTTTTCGTATATTCTCGGAATAACACATTCCGGTACAAACTTATGAATATCTCCTCCATACATAGCCACTTCTTTGACTATGCTTGAGCTTAAGTATGCATACTTAAGGTTCGTTGTAAGAAATATAGTATCCATATCCGGATAGACTGCATGATTAGTCTGTGCCATCTGAAGTTCGTATTCAAAATCAGTTATGGCACGCAGTCCCCTGATAGTGACATCTATTCCGTTCTTCTCCATAAAATCAACAAGAAGTCCTCTAAAGCTTACTACTTCTACATTCGGAAGATGGCTCGTGACTTCATTTAACATATTAACACGTTCATCTACAGAAAACAATGGCGATTTGGTATTATTGTTAAGCACACCGACTATCAGATGATCGACCATCTTGGCTGACCTTTCGATAACATCAAGGTGTCCCAGCGTTACGGGGTCAAAGCTCCCCGGATAGATTGCTTTTTTCACGTTATTCTCCGTTCCTGTCACTATTTACAAAGATATGTTTATTATTCTTATAGTTCTTCTGCTTAACAAGCATATATCCCAGTGACTCAAGATATGAAAAATCTGTCTCTAATGATGCTTCGATAACTATAAGTGTATATTCATCAAGTATATCACTATTTTTAAGTGCTGCGAGCACCTGTTTTTCGTATTCATGGTTATATGGCGGATCCATGTGTATAACATCGAATACACCCTTGCCCGCAAGCCTGTTGATTGCCGTAAGTGCATCGCATTCCATAACAGTTGCATTATCTGCCAGCTTTGTGAATGCAAGATTCTGCTTTATACACGCTGCAGCCGCTTTTGAATTCTCAACAAATACAGCACTTGCCGCGCCTCTGCTCAGGGCCTCGATTCCAATTGCACCGCTTCCTGCAAACAGATCAAGGAACTTTGCGCCGGGAACATCAGCCTGAATCACATTAAAAAGTGTCTCTTTAATTCTGTCCTGCGTAGGTCTTGTCTCAAGGCCTTCTATTGATCTGAGCGGCATGCTTCGTGCCGTTCCCGCTATAACTCTCATATTTTTTCTCCATTCCTGCCTATTTTCACACTATTCCCAAATTTCTAAAAATATTTTTCAAGCTCAGCCCTTGCATTAATCCCAAGTTTTCTGAACACAAGCTTCATCGTTGACTTAACCGTACTCTCTGCTATGCACAGGACATCTGCTATTTCCTTATTGCTAAGCCGCCTTGCTGCCAGCTTTGCGACATCAGATTCTCTTGCAGTGAGTCCATAGTTGGAGCTCTCATCATAGCTCTTGGCTATGGCACGTACTGACCTGTCGTAATTTCTGTTCATTTTTTTGATATTTTTAATAAAAGGTGTCTTCTCAGAAGAGAAATGCATCATATTAAAAATCGGCTCCAGCATTGAATAATTCTCTACAAAAGGCATGCATATCATATCGCTGTAAGAAAGCCCTACGGCTATATCAAGGAAATAAACAGCTTTCTGTTCATTGCCTGTCTTAAAGTTTGATATTGCAATATATATATATGTATATATCTTGGATACCGTATAAGATGCAGCCTCTGCAATTCCGATAAACTGACCACTCACAGCCTGCATATGGTGATATTGTTCATCAAGCAGAAGGAACCTTCCATATACAATATTAGCAAATGCCAGCGTTATAAAATTGGAATTGTTCTCTATTGTCCTGTCATCTTTGAGCCACGATGGTATTCTGTCCTTACTGCCTATAAGCGCATACATGTATCCCCTGCAAAGTTCAATCATCCTGGAGTACATATGCTCCTGATTTCCTGCCTGTGCCGCTTTCTTTCCAAAGAATTCCATTCGTCCCGCAAATGAAAGTGCATCCCCCGTAAAAAGTGATATTCTTGTAAGAATCAGATTTGCTGCCAGAAACACGCTGATCTGATTACGGCTGTCTGCAACATACATTGCTTTAAGCGAAAGGATCTCTGCTCCCTCAATATCCCCCCGAAGATACAAAAGCTCTGCCTTGGCAGCAATCTCGAATCCTTTGCCGTGCCCGTCTGTCAGTCTGTAATAAAGCGGGGCAATGTCCTCCATGAACTTTATCTCACTGTCTGCTCTTCCCGGTTCGTTATGATACAGCATAAGCATTGATGGAGTACCATAACCAAACGGTATTCCATCATACAGACGTCCGCTCGAACGCGGTTTCTTATTGATTATGCTGTCAAGCTTCCTGCCCCCTCTGCTATATTCACCAAAATGCAGAAATGCATCAACATACGTAAGGTCTGCTATCTTTGAATCTCTCTGGCTTTCGCTGAGGCTCTCATCTGCTTCAATATCCGACTTCATAGTCTCCATAAGTTCTTTGCTCAATGGATTCTCATTATAAAGAAACATAATTATTACAAGCGCAATTGCGAATTCATA
This genomic interval carries:
- a CDS encoding RsmB/NOP family class I SAM-dependent RNA methyltransferase codes for the protein MNLPQKYLDTMKDMLGDEFDAYLDSFNDSRYYGLRVNTLKITPEEFLRISPFELKPIPWIENGFYFSENDKPAKHPYYYAGLYYIQEPSAMTPANVLPVNEDDAILDMCAAPGGKSTELGAKLNHTGMLVTNDISNSRAKALLKNIEVFGIPNVLVMSEDPKKLVSYYPEFFDKIMIDAPCSGEGMFRKDNKLIKSWEKNGPEFYHEIQKGVLLAASKMLKPGGIMQYSTCTFSKLEDEESIRYILNECPELKLIDVKPYEGFSHGYEDDGQERDMQMSKTVRIWPHRMAGEGHFVALIKKDGSDGASVIPSSPSRGLKIPKELQEFLDEITYPVDTADISIRDERVFILPKQAGNTAGLRVMRTGLLLGEIKKNRFEPSQALAMVLRKDQYVSAVDLKSDDENVIRYLKGETIQIDPESCGVVRQSGWQLVCVDGYPLGWGKLANGTLKNKYLAGWRMM
- a CDS encoding M23 family metallopeptidase, whose amino-acid sequence is MEYIKKIRTLRALTTILLVMAVMVSIIRYICVYDLSYIPADIVGADNNEFRKMDFGEGSIEVIVRLADEWNIKAGEIAAALMLMNHYSVTAQDASLAAKGDVKLFIRRMYRFCPEEFDGMASYYDALIEDSENAFFPVPLSTDSHKKWISYVNSWGNERKYGGRRTHEGTDLMSIDNIRGRMPVIAATEGTVTNIGWLEKGGFRIGVMSDNGVYYYYAHLDSYAQGIEKGSRVNPGTLLGMMGDTGYSAVEGTKGKFPVHLHYGMYIYNNGEEIGINPYSFLRYYEKSVPRYDY
- a CDS encoding vacuolar family H+-ATPase subunit H; this translates as MTSRIEQIVSELEEYVDNCKPYPFSGSKIIANKDELEEYLGELRRKLPQEITKYKNLIEKKDAILSDAREQAASILDKAQIQTDELVNEHEIMQRAYEQADQTIQAAQNQAQEIVDRAAAEANEMRSAAVAYTDQMLASLQQIIEHSVETNKEQYGSLMSKLNDTLHVVVNNRNELRGQSEPESDAQDVQQ
- the coaD gene encoding pantetheine-phosphate adenylyltransferase, whose amino-acid sequence is MKKAIYPGSFDPVTLGHLDVIERSAKMVDHLIVGVLNNNTKSPLFSVDERVNMLNEVTSHLPNVEVVSFRGLLVDFMEKNGIDVTIRGLRAITDFEYELQMAQTNHAVYPDMDTIFLTTNLKYAYLSSSIVKEVAMYGGDIHKFVPECVIPRIYEKYGITK
- the rsmD gene encoding 16S rRNA (guanine(966)-N(2))-methyltransferase RsmD, which codes for MRVIAGTARSMPLRSIEGLETRPTQDRIKETLFNVIQADVPGAKFLDLFAGSGAIGIEALSRGAASAVFVENSKAAAACIKQNLAFTKLADNATVMECDALTAINRLAGKGVFDVIHMDPPYNHEYEKQVLAALKNSDILDEYTLIVIEASLETDFSYLESLGYMLVKQKNYKNNKHIFVNSDRNGE
- a CDS encoding LuxR C-terminal-related transcriptional regulator, with the translated sequence MAIRTTNNIYISDRLKEKLTNTRNNKFTFVHAPVGYGKTIVIRNYLRNAAYDVKWMNCDTTKELFWNEFCEVIAEACDVDAAPLIECGFPKDIKDAMHAADYIATLEFRQKLMFVFDNYNVIDGPIINKFFFLLRDNDDVEMNAIFITGNHLDPYSLKLIVRNWVNYINDDDFSLHAEDIRTYFRNNGITITRTQASELYAVSRGWPIIVSFQLMQYKESHNFNITSRANTFINNEIFFSMPADEKMFLVKMSAFESFTLAQAAAWNDMSMELAKSYIEDNIFVRYNSIDRVYSMNPLIRKYLEKDFNDIPVAERNSMFSSVGDLYNETGNFFEAVSCYHRAGVYQKMFTAKSDLNRLFPYVIKANKPVFLAAAHNYFKIADKGDYEFAIALVIIMFLYNENPLSKELMETMKSDIEADESLSESQRDSKIADLTYVDAFLHFGEYSRGGRKLDSIINKKPRSSGRLYDGIPFGYGTPSMLMLYHNEPGRADSEIKFMEDIAPLYYRLTDGHGKGFEIAAKAELLYLRGDIEGAEILSLKAMYVADSRNQISVFLAANLILTRISLFTGDALSFAGRMEFFGKKAAQAGNQEHMYSRMIELCRGYMYALIGSKDRIPSWLKDDRTIENNSNFITLAFANIVYGRFLLLDEQYHHMQAVSGQFIGIAEAASYTVSKIYTYIYIAISNFKTGNEQKAVYFLDIAVGLSYSDMICMPFVENYSMLEPIFNMMHFSSEKTPFIKNIKKMNRNYDRSVRAIAKSYDESSNYGLTARESDVAKLAARRLSNKEIADVLCIAESTVKSTMKLVFRKLGINARAELEKYF